A stretch of DNA from Vanrija pseudolonga chromosome 6, complete sequence:
GCAAAGCGCatccacctcccccacccgcTCCCCCACTTTGCAAAGTCACGACTCCCCCACTTGGCGAGGGTACATAAAGCGCGTCCTCGCTGGCGTGTCTGGCCGTCTCCCTCCAACTCTCCTCACAGCAACAACGCAGCAAAATGCCCAAGCCATCCCAGTGCACGCTCACCACcggcgcccccgcccccctccccgGAATCGTGCGTaccgcccctcctccccttcctctGCTGTTCCCTTCCTCTGCTGTTCCCCCCTAACACCACCCCCAGTACTCGcaggccgtgcgcgccggcaaCCTCCTCTACACCTCGGGCAGCGTGGGCATGACGCCCGAGGGCAAGATGGTCGAGGGGACCGTGCAGGACCGCACGCGCCAGGTGATTGCCAACCTCGAGGCGATCCTCAAGGCGAGCGGCATGGGCCTCGAGAACGTCGTCAAGGCCAACATCTACCTCAGCAACCTCAGCCGCGACTTTGAGGCCGTCAACGAGGTGGGCAGGCCCCGGGCTGCGGATATGatcgctcgctcacacacacccaggTCTACAAGGAGATGCTgcccgagcccaagcccgcgcgcacctgcgtcggcgtcgccgagcttcCTGCGGGCggcaccgacgtcgagatcgAGTTTGTCGCCTACGATGGCAACTAGAGAAGCATATGCATGGGGCAGAGGGGCAGGAGGGTATGAGGGCAGGATGATAGACGGGATATGCATCGCATTGGAAAACCTCGAGCGAAGCGAGACACGAGAGCCAGCAGCCCGGCTTCGCGACCGGCTGCGCGGCCGGCTTGACGGCATCTCACGGCCCGCCGGCCGACTCCGCCGGCGAGCCCCAGTCTGGGGCCGGGATGCCGAGGTATCAaccgcagcgcgtcgcgagCAAACGCGAGCAAGCCGAGGTGTAGTGCCAATGCTCGCTGCCAAGCACTGCAGTGCATCGACTTCTTACTCAGCAACGTCTGAcagccgctcgtcgcccgcctgTTGCCGaccaccgcgacgccgtgacACCGATCGGGGTCACCCTGCTCAATGCCACtcacgccgcggcgagccATGCCACAGCCCCTGTCAGTGTTGCCCCACCACCCGCGTGCAGCACCCCCACACCCTCAAGCTAGACAAATGCTCTACATGTGAGGTAGTGAAACTATGTAAGGGTATCGAGTGTAGACACATTGACAAATGGGAGAGCCCCCGGGCATTAGGTTCGTTCAACGCGCTCCAACTGCCAGCCAGATGACGCTGATGGTGGGTTTTTATCTTGACACGCATCTGGTGTTTTTACAGGCCGACGGCAGCAACCTTGTCGGGCACAGTGGCCTTGAGGTGCTCGACCAGGGCAcggagctcggccttggtctcgtcggtggtgtcgtcctcgtgctcggccgACAGGTTGTAGGCGAATGCCTGCaggagctggtcgaggtggggCTCGAGGATGGCAGCGTTGGAGCGGAACAGGGAGAAGATGGCAGCGTACACGGCACGGTTCTCCAGGGGGTCGAAC
This window harbors:
- the PH0854_2 gene encoding RutC family protein, coding for MPKPSQCTLTTGAPAPLPGIYSQAVRAGNLLYTSGSVGMTPEGKMVEGTVQDRTRQVIANLEAILKASGMGLENVVKANIYLSNLSRDFEAVNEVYKEMLPEPKPARTCVGVAELPAGGTDVEIEFVAYDGN